The nucleotide sequence TGCGCATGCAGGTCGATTCGAAGCCCGAGGAACTCGACAACGTCGATCGCGAGATCGTGCGGCTGAAGATCGAGGGCGAGGCGCTGAAGAAGGAGACGGATTCCGCCTCCCGCGATCGGCTGCAGCGCCTGGAGAAGGAGCTGGCCGATCTCGAGGAACAGTCCGCCACCATCACGGCGCGCTGGAAGGCCGAGAAGGACAAGCTGGGTGCGGCCGCCGAACTCAAGAAGAAGCTCGACGAGGCGCGCAACGAGTTGGCCGGGGCGCAGCGCCAGGGTCAGTATCAGCGCGCGGGCGAACTCGCCTACGGCGTGATCCCCGGCCTGGAGAAGCAGCTCGCCGAGATCGAGGCGGCGGCCGAGAATGCGGTCGCGCGCGACGGCATGGTCGAGGAGGCGGTGACGCCCGCCCATATCGCAGGCGTCGTCTCCCGCTGGACCGGCGTGCCAGTGGACAAGATGCTGGAGGGTGAGCGCGAAAAGCTGCTCGCGATGGAGGAGGCGCTCGGAAAGCGCGTCGTGGGCCAGCGCGAGGCGGTGGAGGCGGTTTCGACCGCGGTCCGCCGGGCGCGGGCCGGCCTGCAGGACCCGAACCGGCCGATCGGCTCGTTCATGTTCCTCGGACCGACGGGCGTCGGCAAAACCGAGCTGACCAAGGCGCTGGCCGGCTTCCTGTTCGACGACGACACCGCGCTCGTGCGCATCGACATGTCCGAGTACATGGAGAAGCACGCGGTCGCCCGCCTGATCGGCGCGCCTCCGGGCTATGTCGGCTACGAAGAGGGCGGCGCGCTCACCGAGGCCGTGCGGCGCCGGCCCTATCAGGTCGTGCTGTTCGACGAGGTCGAGAAGGCGCATCCGGACGTGTTCAACGTCCTGCTGCAGGTGCTCGACGACGGGCGTCTGACGGACGGGCAGGGCCGTACGGTCGATTTCCGCAACACGCTGCTCATCATGACCTCGAACCTGGGCGCCGAGTATCTGGTCAACCAGCCGGCCGGCCAGGACACCGACGCGGTGCGCGACGAGGTGATGGGCGTGGTGCGGAGCCACTTCCGGCCCGAATTCCTGAACCGGGTCGACGAGATCATCCTGTTCCACCGCCTCGCGCGGTCCGAGATGGGGGCGATCGTCGACATCCAGCTCGGGCGTCTTGCCAAGCTCTTGGAAGATCGCAAGATCTCCCTCGACGTGGACGACGAGGCCCGCACCTGGCTCGCCGACAAGGGCTACGACCCGGCCTACGGGGCGCGGCCGCTGAAGCGGGTGATCCAGAAGAACGTGCAGGACCCGCTCGCGGAAGCGATCCTCTCGGGCGTGATCCACGACGGCGAGACGGTGCCGGTGCGCGTCGGTCCGGCCGGGCTGATGATCGGCGACGTCGCCGCCGAGCGCCGGCCGGCGGGGGTGCTGCTGAACTGATCCGCCGCGAAGCGGCCATGTGAAACGCCCCGGCGCCGCGAGGTGTCGGGGCGTTTCACTTTGCGGCGACGCCGGCTCTTGCGCTGCACAAGAATACCCTCGACAACCAGCAGATGACGGCGGAAACGCTCACCTACGCTATCGGCGACATCCACGGCTGCGCCGACCTGCTCGACCGTATGCTGGAGCGCATCGAAGCTCATGCGGGGGAGCGCAGAAAACAGCTCGTCTTCCTCGGCGACTACATCGATCGCGGGCCCGACAGCGCGCGGGTGATCGAGACGCTGCGCCGCTTGCAATGGCGCGAGCCGGACGACGTGGTCTGCCTGATAGGCAACCACGAGGAGATGCTGCTCAAGAGCCTGCGCGAGCCCGGCGCCCTCGATCATTGGGTCTACAATGGCGGGGCCGAGACGCTGGCCTCGTTCGGCGTCTCGGGACCGGAAGAGCTGTCCGGCGAGGTGCTCGACTGGATCGAGGCCCTGCCGACCCTGCACGAGGACGCGCAGCGCTGGTACGTTCATGCCG is from Methylorubrum sp. B1-46 and encodes:
- the clpB gene encoding ATP-dependent chaperone ClpB — protein: MNFEKYTERARGFVQAAQNLAVREGNPQLAPGHLLKVLLDDPEGLCAGLIDRAGGQSRVAHAQVEQWLTKQPKVSGNAAQPQATRELVRLLDTAEQAAEKAGDSYVTVERLLIAFAVEKDSEAGRILTAAGVTAASLNAAINALRKGRTADNASAENAYDALKKYARDLTEAAREGKLDPVIGRDEEIRRTIQVLSRRTKNNPVLIGEPGVGKTAIVEGLALRIVNGDVPESLKEKSLLALDMGALIAGAKYRGEFEERLKGVLSEVTAAEGQIILFIDEMHTLVGAGKADGAMDASNLLKPALARGELHCVGATTLDEYRKHVEKDAALARRFQPVFVSEPTVEDTVSILRGIKEKYEQHHGVRIQDSALVAAATLSNRYITDRFLPDKAIDLVDEAGSRLRMQVDSKPEELDNVDREIVRLKIEGEALKKETDSASRDRLQRLEKELADLEEQSATITARWKAEKDKLGAAAELKKKLDEARNELAGAQRQGQYQRAGELAYGVIPGLEKQLAEIEAAAENAVARDGMVEEAVTPAHIAGVVSRWTGVPVDKMLEGEREKLLAMEEALGKRVVGQREAVEAVSTAVRRARAGLQDPNRPIGSFMFLGPTGVGKTELTKALAGFLFDDDTALVRIDMSEYMEKHAVARLIGAPPGYVGYEEGGALTEAVRRRPYQVVLFDEVEKAHPDVFNVLLQVLDDGRLTDGQGRTVDFRNTLLIMTSNLGAEYLVNQPAGQDTDAVRDEVMGVVRSHFRPEFLNRVDEIILFHRLARSEMGAIVDIQLGRLAKLLEDRKISLDVDDEARTWLADKGYDPAYGARPLKRVIQKNVQDPLAEAILSGVIHDGETVPVRVGPAGLMIGDVAAERRPAGVLLN
- a CDS encoding metallophosphoesterase family protein, producing the protein MTAETLTYAIGDIHGCADLLDRMLERIEAHAGERRKQLVFLGDYIDRGPDSARVIETLRRLQWREPDDVVCLIGNHEEMLLKSLREPGALDHWVYNGGAETLASFGVSGPEELSGEVLDWIEALPTLHEDAQRWYVHAGFRPESKVPDPDPHNRLWIREPFLSEDHDFGRHVVHGHTPQTRGGPDCRRFRTNLDTGAVYGNALTAGVFSQAQGPALEFLRVTVR